A genomic region of uncultured Paludibaculum sp. contains the following coding sequences:
- a CDS encoding DUF4139 domain-containing protein, with protein MKQALAMILSASLIQAADLPVTKVILYKNGVAYYERSGEVKAGEPGRLDFQASEMDDVLKSLVVDAHGGVARIRYELSEPLQRKLAGQGIQILDQQPLVLILDRWRGAHIEMKYGPNTVSGVIVTGRLAPLPQQGQRQELTILTDSGELRLIDLDAASGLKLTDAKLQQQFVDALAAIAQSRSKDKRAVFIDTASAGKLIARYLIPAAVWKSSYRLALTDAADSTLEGWAIVDNASGEDWTNVDLTVVSGRPVSFISRLYEPRFLTRPEASLPDDQPVAPVLYESAMKKEADTRAEGLADGRIMAGRAKSNRQMMAMAPAAPAPAAEAMMLSAGSGMLNINTEAREAGELFEYRFSTPVTAKKGESMLLPFLQQKVGARKLLVYSDRSQLNPRNAAEITNSTGKTLDGGPITVYQAGGYSGEALMETLKAGEKRLISYSVDQGTRVTTNFDTTSDVIRSFKANRGIIITNSAVVTTTTYTIDNADAKEKTLVIEHPVDPTQKLLSPKADETSANKYRFNVKLAAKGNAKLAVVQERELQQSIMVSSLTPDVLGEYIQNKQLAPTARKQLEAIAAKKADIAAADNELRQIETQTSEISRDQDRIRQNLNSLSRIAGQEAQVNRYAAELAKLDTTLAQLRDRQSELRKRRTTLDTELNALIEKLEF; from the coding sequence ATGAAACAAGCGCTCGCCATGATACTTTCAGCCAGCCTGATTCAGGCGGCCGATTTGCCGGTGACCAAGGTCATCCTTTACAAGAATGGAGTCGCCTACTATGAGCGCTCGGGGGAGGTAAAAGCAGGAGAACCAGGCCGTCTCGACTTCCAGGCCTCCGAGATGGACGACGTCCTCAAGTCGCTGGTCGTCGACGCCCACGGTGGTGTAGCCCGCATCCGTTACGAACTCAGCGAGCCGCTCCAACGCAAGCTCGCCGGCCAGGGCATCCAGATTCTGGATCAACAGCCGCTCGTCCTGATCCTCGATCGCTGGCGCGGAGCACACATCGAGATGAAGTACGGGCCCAACACCGTGTCGGGAGTCATCGTCACCGGCCGCCTCGCGCCCTTGCCCCAGCAGGGCCAACGGCAGGAGCTCACCATCCTCACCGACTCCGGGGAACTCCGCCTCATCGACCTCGACGCCGCGTCGGGTCTGAAGCTCACCGACGCGAAACTCCAGCAGCAGTTCGTCGACGCCCTCGCCGCCATCGCTCAGTCCCGCTCCAAGGACAAGCGCGCGGTCTTCATCGACACCGCCTCGGCCGGTAAGCTCATCGCCCGCTACCTCATCCCCGCCGCCGTCTGGAAGTCCAGCTACCGGCTGGCGCTGACCGATGCGGCCGACTCCACTCTCGAAGGCTGGGCCATCGTCGACAACGCCTCCGGCGAAGACTGGACCAACGTTGACCTCACCGTAGTCAGCGGCCGGCCCGTCTCCTTCATCAGCCGTCTCTACGAACCCAGATTCCTGACACGCCCCGAGGCATCGTTGCCCGACGACCAGCCCGTCGCGCCCGTGCTCTATGAGAGCGCGATGAAGAAGGAGGCCGATACTCGCGCGGAAGGCCTGGCCGACGGCCGCATCATGGCCGGCAGGGCAAAGTCCAACCGGCAAATGATGGCCATGGCGCCCGCCGCCCCCGCGCCCGCAGCCGAGGCCATGATGCTCTCCGCCGGCTCCGGCATGCTCAACATCAACACCGAGGCCCGCGAAGCCGGAGAACTCTTCGAATACCGCTTCTCCACGCCCGTCACCGCGAAGAAGGGCGAGTCCATGCTCCTGCCCTTCCTCCAGCAGAAGGTCGGCGCCCGCAAGCTCCTGGTCTACTCCGACCGCTCACAGCTCAACCCGCGCAACGCCGCCGAAATCACGAACAGCACCGGCAAGACCCTCGACGGCGGCCCCATCACGGTCTATCAGGCCGGCGGCTATTCTGGCGAGGCTCTGATGGAAACGCTCAAGGCCGGCGAGAAACGCCTCATCAGCTACTCGGTCGACCAGGGCACCCGCGTCACCACCAACTTCGACACCACCAGTGACGTCATCCGCTCATTCAAGGCCAATCGCGGCATCATCATCACCAACAGCGCCGTCGTTACCACCACCACTTACACAATCGACAACGCCGACGCCAAGGAAAAGACCTTGGTCATCGAGCACCCGGTCGACCCCACGCAGAAGCTGCTCAGCCCCAAGGCCGACGAAACCAGCGCCAACAAATACCGCTTCAACGTGAAGCTCGCCGCCAAGGGCAACGCCAAGCTCGCCGTCGTCCAGGAGCGCGAGCTCCAGCAGTCCATCATGGTCAGCTCGCTGACACCCGATGTGCTCGGCGAGTACATCCAGAACAAACAGCTCGCGCCCACGGCCCGCAAACAGCTCGAAGCCATCGCGGCCAAGAAGGCCGATATCGCCGCCGCCGACAATGAGCTGCGACAGATCGAAACGCAGACCAGTGAGATCAGCCGCGATCAGGATCGCATCCGCCAGAACCTCAACTCCCTCAGCCGCATCGCCGGCCAGGAAGCGCAGGTAAATCGCTACGCCGCCGAGCTCGCCAAGCTCGACACCACCCTCGCTCAGCTCCGCGACCGCCAGAGCGAGTTGCGTAAACGCCGCACAACCCTCGACACTGAACTCAACGCCCTCATTGAGAAGCTAGAGTTTTGA
- the galK gene encoding galactokinase, whose protein sequence is MPTLDPAALLSARYGPGPSAVLSVPGRVNLIGEHIDYHLLPVLPIAIDRRIQIAFRRREDRRIRAASDVFGDREFDWTPRLQASPAGDWENYLKAAAMAVQQKWELRAGIDVAVVSDLPPAAGLSSSSALLTGITLALLRANGVDANFEELMQVLPEGEYFVGTRGGGMDHAAVLACRQDCALLIHFAPVSATPVPIPPDLAFLVAHSLTTAEKSGGARAEYNARRTAGSSGLRQLGFDSFAEALAQHSVGDLKAMAASRLRDPEQRCFRHVITESGRVTRAVEALEHGDGMTLGSILNASHVSLRDDLRISNADLDELVVAATASGALGARLTGAGFGGCAVILCRANELEKVRAGVVERYYARRSGFVPEVHLLAAKPCAGALYL, encoded by the coding sequence ATGCCCACTCTTGATCCAGCGGCTCTGCTCTCGGCCCGTTACGGCCCCGGCCCGTCCGCCGTCCTTTCCGTGCCCGGCCGCGTCAACCTGATTGGCGAACACATCGACTACCACCTGTTGCCGGTGCTGCCCATCGCCATCGACCGCCGCATCCAGATCGCCTTTCGCCGCCGCGAGGACCGCCGCATTCGTGCCGCCTCCGACGTCTTTGGCGATCGGGAGTTCGACTGGACCCCCAGGCTCCAGGCCTCCCCCGCGGGCGATTGGGAGAACTATCTCAAGGCGGCGGCCATGGCCGTCCAGCAAAAGTGGGAGCTCCGCGCCGGCATTGACGTGGCCGTAGTCTCCGACCTGCCTCCGGCGGCTGGCCTGTCCTCCTCCTCGGCTCTGCTCACTGGTATCACGCTAGCTCTGCTTCGTGCGAACGGCGTGGACGCCAACTTTGAGGAACTGATGCAGGTCCTGCCCGAGGGCGAGTACTTCGTCGGGACTCGGGGTGGAGGCATGGACCATGCCGCGGTCCTGGCCTGCCGCCAGGATTGCGCCCTGCTCATCCACTTCGCGCCAGTCTCGGCCACCCCCGTGCCCATCCCGCCCGACCTTGCCTTCCTGGTGGCCCATAGCCTCACTACCGCCGAGAAGTCCGGCGGCGCACGCGCCGAGTACAACGCCCGCCGCACTGCGGGCTCCAGCGGCCTGCGCCAGCTTGGGTTCGATTCGTTTGCCGAGGCGCTCGCCCAGCACTCGGTGGGCGACCTCAAAGCCATGGCGGCCAGCCGGTTACGCGACCCCGAACAACGCTGCTTCCGCCACGTCATCACCGAATCGGGCCGTGTCACGCGTGCCGTCGAGGCTCTGGAACATGGGGATGGCATGACGTTGGGCTCCATCCTGAACGCCTCCCACGTCAGCCTGCGCGACGACCTGCGGATCAGCAACGCTGATCTGGACGAACTCGTCGTCGCAGCCACCGCCTCCGGCGCCCTGGGGGCGCGCCTCACCGGAGCCGGCTTCGGCGGCTGTGCCGTCATCCTGTGCCGGGCCAACGAATTGGAGAAGGTGCGGGCCGGTGTCGTCGAGCGCTACTATGCGCGCCGGTCCGGATTCGTTCCAGAGGTGCACCTGCTGGCCGCCAAGCCATGCGCTGGTGCATTGTATCTGTAG
- a CDS encoding fumarylacetoacetate hydrolase family protein: protein MKLMNTQHGPAVLHNGAAVLFSEINAKRGSALPADLLSLIQSGDLSALQDLRGIEGEPLSEITPQLPFTPPKIWCIGLNYKSHAEDINAVQPEEPGSFMKPASCLFRPGGDIVLPPAEVSNDVDAEGELGVVIGRRCRFVPAEHIPEVIFGYTTTLDLTALDVLAKNTRYLTRSKSIDTFFSFGPIIVTADEVPDVAALEVITGHNGGICSRDFVHHMRHLPHELVRFHSDFFTLAPGDLISTGCPKGARIKAGDVVDSRIDGVGRLTAKVTQGARVPLY from the coding sequence ATGAAACTGATGAACACCCAGCACGGCCCGGCCGTGCTCCACAACGGCGCTGCCGTCCTCTTCAGCGAGATCAATGCGAAGCGCGGCTCAGCGCTGCCCGCCGATCTGCTGAGCCTGATCCAGTCCGGCGACCTCAGCGCCCTCCAGGACCTGCGCGGCATCGAGGGCGAGCCGCTTTCCGAGATCACACCTCAGCTGCCCTTCACTCCGCCCAAGATCTGGTGCATCGGCCTCAACTACAAGAGCCACGCCGAAGACATCAACGCCGTCCAACCGGAGGAGCCCGGCAGCTTCATGAAGCCCGCCTCCTGCCTCTTCCGGCCCGGCGGCGACATCGTGCTGCCCCCGGCCGAAGTGTCGAATGACGTCGACGCCGAAGGCGAACTCGGTGTGGTCATCGGCCGCCGTTGCCGCTTCGTTCCAGCCGAGCACATCCCCGAGGTGATCTTCGGCTACACCACGACGCTCGACCTCACCGCACTCGACGTCCTCGCGAAGAACACCCGCTACCTCACCCGCTCCAAGTCCATCGATACGTTCTTCAGCTTTGGGCCCATCATCGTCACCGCCGACGAGGTGCCTGACGTCGCCGCTCTCGAGGTAATCACCGGCCACAACGGCGGAATCTGCTCCCGCGACTTCGTCCACCACATGCGCCACCTGCCCCACGAACTGGTCCGCTTCCACAGCGACTTCTTCACATTGGCGCCCGGAGACCTCATCTCCACCGGCTGTCCCAAGGGTGCGCGCATCAAAGCCGGCGACGTGGTCGACTCGCGCATCGACGGCGTCGGCCGCCTCACCGCCAAAGTCACACAGGGCGCACGAGTACCGCTTTACTAA
- a CDS encoding GNAT family N-acetyltransferase encodes MPPILERTAIRARLHRDAPWAAYALGDLAEGYFQHSSWLQSGDATALLYREFPTPILWMQGAGDDLAQLVAELPPEPEYILQIQPAAVPLLERRYRMQSLKPMWRMSLDLRDFRPAASDGAVRLTPADLQALLDLYADGEAAHEGPDFFFPSMLEQAVFIGGWADGELAAVAGTHLVSTADRVAAIGNVYTRRSRRGQGWATRLTTALVQELLRQGMETIVLSVHQANHTAERVYQRLGFQRHCDFFEGRATLQVKHAHS; translated from the coding sequence ATGCCCCCGATTCTCGAGAGAACTGCAATCCGAGCCCGCCTGCACCGCGATGCGCCATGGGCCGCTTACGCCCTGGGCGACCTCGCCGAGGGCTACTTTCAGCACAGCTCGTGGCTCCAGTCGGGCGACGCTACGGCGCTGCTCTATCGCGAATTCCCCACGCCCATCCTGTGGATGCAGGGCGCGGGGGACGACCTCGCTCAACTCGTCGCCGAACTGCCGCCCGAGCCGGAATACATCCTGCAGATCCAACCGGCCGCCGTACCCCTGCTGGAACGGCGCTATCGCATGCAATCGCTCAAGCCGATGTGGCGTATGTCGCTGGATCTCCGCGACTTCCGGCCCGCCGCCAGCGACGGCGCGGTGCGCCTGACCCCGGCTGACTTGCAGGCACTCCTCGATCTCTACGCCGACGGCGAAGCAGCCCACGAAGGTCCCGACTTCTTCTTCCCCTCCATGCTGGAGCAGGCGGTCTTCATCGGAGGCTGGGCCGACGGCGAGCTCGCCGCCGTCGCCGGCACGCACCTGGTTTCCACCGCGGATCGGGTGGCGGCCATCGGAAACGTCTACACTCGAAGAAGCCGGCGTGGCCAAGGCTGGGCGACCCGCCTGACCACGGCCCTGGTCCAGGAACTGCTGCGCCAGGGCATGGAGACCATTGTTCTCTCGGTCCACCAGGCCAACCATACGGCTGAGCGCGTCTACCAACGCCTTGGATTTCAAAGACATTGCGACTTTTTCGAAGGTCGCGCCACTCTCCAGGTGAAGCATGCCCACTCTTGA
- a CDS encoding LysE family transporter, translating to MDAFWKGIVLGFSIAAPVGPIGLLVLRRSLTSGMRAGFICGLGAAAADLCYGALAVLGVTMLAAWQRPAAVIGGLLLFWLAWQTLRSEPGTEAAQGSGFWSTFLLTVSNPMTILAFAAMVAGVGATAPVWFVGGVFTGSMIWWAILSTSASLMRQRVTPVAFVWINRVAACVLFGFGLSVIGRPFWDVW from the coding sequence ATGGACGCTTTTTGGAAAGGGATTGTACTGGGATTCTCGATCGCGGCGCCGGTGGGGCCGATTGGACTGCTGGTGTTAAGACGTTCTCTCACGAGCGGGATGCGTGCGGGGTTCATCTGCGGCCTGGGCGCCGCGGCGGCGGACCTCTGCTACGGGGCGCTGGCGGTGCTGGGCGTCACGATGCTGGCAGCCTGGCAACGGCCGGCGGCGGTGATTGGAGGATTGCTGCTGTTCTGGCTGGCGTGGCAGACGCTGCGTAGTGAGCCGGGCACGGAGGCGGCACAGGGCTCGGGGTTCTGGTCGACGTTCCTGCTGACGGTCTCGAACCCCATGACGATTCTCGCCTTCGCGGCGATGGTGGCCGGCGTGGGGGCCACGGCGCCGGTGTGGTTTGTCGGCGGCGTCTTCACCGGGTCGATGATCTGGTGGGCGATTCTGTCGACTTCGGCATCGTTGATGCGGCAGCGGGTGACACCTGTTGCGTTCGTCTGGATCAACCGGGTCGCGGCGTGCGTGCTGTTCGGATTTGGGTTGAGTGTGATTGGGAGGCCGTTTTGGGATGTTTGGTAG
- a CDS encoding TIM barrel protein, producing MTRREMMAATAALVPAAMAAGRTRMTIHLDCGSIGVKANQTEALTYAARFGFESITADSGWLAAQDESTVKRFLDEMKAKNIVWANAGLPVEFRKTDEEFAKGLKELPARSAALRKAGVTRVSTWLSPNSDVLTYRENFDLHARRLRECARILKSDGLRLGLEYVGPKTLWTARRYAFVHTMKEMKELIAGIGEPNVGFLMDSWHWYTAGDTVPDILSLANKDVISVDLNDAPAGVSVDQQIDSKREVPCATGVIAVADFLNALNKIGCDAPVRCEPFNAALRAMPPDEALKTTVTAMKKAFALIV from the coding sequence ATGACCCGGCGCGAAATGATGGCGGCAACCGCCGCCCTGGTGCCCGCCGCGATGGCGGCCGGTCGCACCCGGATGACCATCCACCTGGACTGCGGCTCGATCGGCGTGAAGGCCAACCAGACCGAGGCCCTGACCTACGCCGCCCGCTTCGGCTTCGAATCGATCACCGCCGATTCCGGTTGGCTGGCTGCGCAGGACGAGAGCACGGTCAAGCGCTTCCTCGACGAGATGAAGGCCAAGAACATCGTCTGGGCCAATGCCGGCCTGCCCGTCGAGTTTCGCAAGACAGACGAGGAGTTCGCCAAGGGGTTGAAGGAACTGCCCGCCCGCAGCGCCGCCCTGCGTAAGGCGGGCGTCACACGTGTCAGCACCTGGCTCTCTCCGAACAGCGATGTCCTCACCTACCGCGAGAACTTCGACCTTCATGCGCGCCGCTTGCGGGAGTGCGCCCGCATTCTCAAGTCCGACGGCCTGCGCCTGGGCCTCGAATATGTCGGCCCGAAAACACTCTGGACCGCCCGCCGCTACGCCTTCGTTCACACCATGAAGGAGATGAAGGAACTCATCGCCGGCATCGGCGAGCCGAACGTTGGGTTCCTCATGGATAGCTGGCATTGGTACACCGCCGGCGATACCGTGCCCGACATCCTCTCCCTGGCCAACAAGGACGTGATCTCGGTCGACCTCAATGACGCCCCGGCCGGAGTGTCCGTCGACCAGCAGATAGACAGCAAGCGCGAGGTCCCCTGCGCCACCGGCGTCATCGCCGTGGCCGACTTCCTCAATGCCCTGAACAAGATCGGTTGCGACGCGCCCGTGCGCTGCGAGCCCTTCAATGCCGCCCTGCGCGCCATGCCGCCCGACGAGGCCCTGAAAACCACTGTCACCGCCATGAAGAAGGCCTTTGCCCTCATCGTCTAG
- a CDS encoding sodium:solute symporter family protein, translating to MILGPLDWVIALASILICFVPALFFGKRSGKSTAEFFASGRSVPWWLAGLSMVATTFSSDTPNLVANFVRTQGVAGNWQWWAFTLTGVSTVFFYARLWRRSGVLTDLEFYEVRYSGKAASAVRGFRAVYLGLFFNCIIMASVNLAACKIASVLFGMTRWQTLLAVGLLNVVFAAHSGLWGVLVIDMIQFFIKMTAVIAAAYFALKLPQVGGMAGLVEKLSHKVGPGGLNYLNVLPDFTSSWDLALAVFIIPLTVQWWAVWYPGAEPGGGSYIAQRMLASKSEKDALGSSLFFNLAHYILRPWPWIIVGLASIIIYPELSDIQKAFPNVDPTLVGHDIAYPAMLKFLPTGFIGLMVGGLVAANSSTILTHLNWGASYLVHDFYRRFLKPGETEKHYVKAGRWATILLFVVSSAMVFVLQTAQDNFNIMLQVGAGTGLLYLLRWFWWRITAWCEIVAMVSSFAASIAFLIMHKNGIVLGTYKELLLTIGFTTLCWVITALFGPQTDHDTLISFYRKVHPIGPGWTEIRRLAGVDPVEAAAYARQDNIPLAMVGWVTGVSVIWSGLFLVGNFLYGRMDYVMMLTATLAVSGTILILVIRRLWE from the coding sequence ATGATTTTAGGTCCGCTGGATTGGGTGATTGCCCTTGCGTCGATCCTGATTTGCTTCGTGCCGGCGCTGTTTTTCGGCAAGCGTTCAGGCAAGAGCACGGCGGAGTTTTTCGCCTCGGGCCGGTCCGTCCCATGGTGGCTGGCAGGCCTCTCCATGGTCGCCACCACGTTCTCGTCCGACACCCCCAACCTGGTCGCTAACTTCGTTCGAACCCAGGGTGTGGCCGGCAACTGGCAATGGTGGGCGTTCACGCTCACGGGCGTGTCCACCGTCTTTTTCTACGCCCGCCTGTGGCGCCGCTCCGGCGTGCTGACCGATCTGGAATTCTACGAGGTCCGCTACTCCGGCAAGGCCGCCTCGGCCGTACGCGGCTTCCGCGCCGTCTACCTCGGCCTGTTCTTCAACTGCATCATCATGGCGTCGGTGAACCTGGCGGCCTGCAAGATCGCCAGTGTCCTGTTCGGCATGACCCGCTGGCAGACGCTGCTCGCCGTCGGCCTGCTGAATGTCGTGTTCGCCGCGCACTCCGGGCTTTGGGGTGTGCTGGTCATCGACATGATCCAGTTCTTCATCAAGATGACCGCTGTGATCGCTGCCGCTTACTTCGCCCTCAAACTGCCCCAAGTCGGCGGCATGGCGGGTCTGGTGGAGAAACTCTCCCACAAAGTCGGGCCCGGCGGCCTGAACTACCTGAACGTCCTGCCCGATTTCACCAGTAGTTGGGACTTGGCCTTGGCGGTGTTCATCATTCCCCTCACCGTGCAATGGTGGGCGGTCTGGTACCCCGGCGCGGAGCCCGGCGGCGGCAGCTATATCGCCCAGCGCATGCTGGCCTCGAAGTCGGAGAAAGACGCCCTCGGCAGTTCCCTCTTCTTCAACCTCGCCCACTACATCCTGCGCCCCTGGCCCTGGATCATCGTCGGCTTGGCCTCGATCATCATCTACCCCGAACTCTCCGACATTCAGAAGGCCTTCCCCAACGTCGACCCCACCCTGGTCGGCCACGACATCGCCTATCCGGCCATGCTGAAGTTCCTGCCCACCGGCTTCATCGGCCTGATGGTCGGTGGTCTGGTGGCGGCCAACTCCTCGACGATCCTGACGCACCTGAACTGGGGCGCGTCTTACCTGGTGCACGACTTCTACCGCCGCTTCCTGAAGCCTGGCGAGACCGAGAAGCACTACGTGAAGGCCGGCCGCTGGGCAACGATCCTGCTCTTCGTCGTCTCCTCCGCCATGGTGTTCGTGCTACAGACCGCGCAGGACAACTTCAACATCATGTTGCAGGTGGGCGCCGGCACGGGCCTGCTTTACCTGCTGCGCTGGTTCTGGTGGCGCATCACGGCCTGGTGCGAGATCGTGGCCATGGTGAGCTCATTCGCCGCCTCCATCGCGTTCCTCATCATGCACAAGAACGGCATTGTCCTGGGCACCTACAAGGAACTGCTGCTCACCATTGGCTTCACTACGCTCTGCTGGGTGATCACGGCCTTGTTTGGACCACAGACCGACCACGACACCCTGATCAGTTTCTATCGCAAGGTGCATCCCATCGGGCCGGGTTGGACCGAAATCCGCCGCCTAGCCGGGGTCGATCCCGTGGAAGCCGCCGCCTATGCCAGGCAGGACAACATCCCGTTGGCGATGGTTGGTTGGGTCACTGGCGTCTCCGTGATCTGGTCCGGCCTGTTCCTGGTGGGCAACTTCCTGTATGGCCGCATGGACTACGTCATGATGCTGACGGCCACGCTAGCCGTGAGCGGCACCATCCTGATCCTGGTGATCCGCCGCCTCTGGGAGTAA
- a CDS encoding lactonase family protein: MPNLNPLPCLSSISRRNLLKLSAAGLAPRVEGAEAPKSNLLYVGTYNQADGPEGSHGNGKGIHLFRMDPATGALSPGEVLTQIPNPSSLALHPDGKHLYSANESANSKEEKGSGSVSAMSVDRATGHLTVLNTVSSRGAGPCHLSVHPSGKFVFVANYHGGTVAVLPVQANGSLGAATDVKEGQGKLGHLPAASAPPGSFAISGHDRTHGHMIQADASGKFIVSTDLGLDRIYVWKFDATAGKLIPAAMPFYQAPSGDGPRHFAWHPKGKWFYSIQEEASTLIAFDYDSATGKLAAKQTISSLPKGFAGTNYTSEVAISADGRFLYAANRLHDSIAVFAISATGTLSFVAEEWTRGDYPRSFTIDPSGRFMYVCNQRADAVTCFKINAQTGVLAFTGQYTPVGTPSIITFL; encoded by the coding sequence ATGCCCAATCTGAACCCGCTCCCCTGTCTCTCTTCCATCTCCCGTCGCAATCTGCTCAAGCTCTCGGCGGCTGGCCTAGCGCCGAGGGTGGAGGGTGCCGAGGCGCCCAAGTCGAATCTGCTCTACGTCGGCACCTACAACCAGGCCGATGGTCCCGAGGGCAGCCACGGCAACGGCAAAGGCATCCACCTGTTCCGCATGGACCCTGCCACAGGCGCCCTCTCGCCCGGCGAAGTCCTCACTCAAATTCCCAATCCGTCCTCGCTTGCCCTGCACCCCGACGGCAAGCATCTCTATTCCGCCAACGAGTCCGCCAACTCCAAGGAGGAAAAGGGGTCGGGCTCAGTCAGCGCCATGAGCGTCGATCGCGCCACCGGCCACCTCACTGTGCTCAACACAGTCAGTTCCCGCGGCGCTGGGCCCTGCCATCTCAGCGTGCATCCTTCCGGCAAGTTTGTCTTCGTCGCGAACTATCACGGTGGAACGGTGGCCGTTCTTCCCGTTCAGGCCAACGGCTCGTTGGGCGCCGCCACCGACGTCAAAGAGGGCCAGGGTAAGCTCGGCCATCTGCCCGCCGCCAGTGCGCCGCCCGGTAGCTTTGCCATCAGCGGGCACGACCGCACGCACGGCCACATGATCCAGGCCGATGCATCGGGTAAGTTCATCGTGTCCACGGACTTGGGGCTCGACCGCATTTACGTCTGGAAGTTCGATGCCACCGCCGGCAAACTCATCCCCGCGGCCATGCCGTTCTATCAGGCACCCTCGGGCGATGGTCCGCGCCACTTCGCCTGGCATCCGAAAGGTAAGTGGTTCTACAGCATTCAGGAAGAAGCCTCGACGCTGATCGCCTTCGACTACGACTCCGCAACGGGCAAACTCGCCGCTAAGCAGACCATCTCCAGTCTGCCCAAGGGTTTTGCGGGCACCAACTACACGTCCGAGGTCGCAATCTCTGCAGATGGCCGTTTCCTTTACGCCGCCAATCGTCTGCACGACTCCATCGCCGTGTTCGCCATCAGTGCGACCGGAACGCTGTCGTTCGTGGCCGAAGAGTGGACGCGCGGAGACTATCCGCGCAGCTTTACCATCGATCCCAGTGGCCGTTTCATGTACGTGTGCAACCAGCGCGCCGATGCGGTAACTTGCTTTAAAATCAATGCGCAAACGGGGGTACTGGCCTTCACCGGGCAGTACACGCCGGTCGGCACACCATCGATCATTACGTTCCTATAG
- a CDS encoding Lrp/AsnC family transcriptional regulator, which produces MESMDARDWQLLKLLQEDARMPFAELGRRVKLTPPAVAERVRRMEDQGIIQGYTARINRAAIGRPLRVFLRVHVPPKEYPKFLRIVPLEPCLEECHHVTGAEAFILKASVRDVAELEQIIQKFSLFGPTVTSIVLSTPMDRPNSQL; this is translated from the coding sequence ATGGAATCGATGGACGCACGGGACTGGCAGCTTTTGAAACTGTTGCAGGAGGATGCGCGTATGCCCTTCGCCGAGCTCGGCCGCCGTGTGAAACTCACTCCGCCTGCAGTGGCGGAGCGCGTCCGGCGCATGGAAGATCAGGGAATCATTCAGGGATACACGGCTCGTATCAACAGGGCCGCTATCGGCCGGCCGCTGCGCGTCTTTCTACGTGTCCACGTGCCGCCCAAGGAGTATCCGAAGTTCCTGAGGATCGTGCCGCTGGAGCCCTGCCTGGAGGAATGCCACCACGTCACCGGCGCGGAAGCCTTCATCCTCAAAGCTTCAGTGCGCGACGTGGCGGAACTCGAGCAGATCATTCAGAAGTTCAGCCTGTTCGGGCCCACCGTCACGTCCATCGTTCTTTCCACTCCGATGGACCGGCCCAATTCGCAACTGTGA
- a CDS encoding nucleotidyltransferase family protein encodes MIRKAVILAAGRGTRMGEYTADTPKAMLAVRGRPMLEHVLDGLASVGIERFLVVTGYRREMIEAYFGHWRLPIDFVLQDPIDGTGSAARLAKEFAGSDPFLLTFADILCPPAAYTLCASTLTDHPATLAVMGVKDVDDPWQGAAVYEEQGVVTRVVEKPPQGTSTTRWNSAGLYCMSPLVFPYLDRLEKSPRGEYELTSIFTMMLDERREVRISPIEGAWRDVGRPEDLAAAESL; translated from the coding sequence ATGATTCGAAAAGCGGTCATCCTCGCTGCCGGCCGCGGCACACGGATGGGCGAATACACCGCCGACACCCCCAAGGCCATGCTGGCCGTACGCGGGCGCCCCATGCTGGAACACGTCCTGGATGGGCTGGCCTCGGTCGGAATTGAGCGGTTTCTTGTGGTTACGGGCTACCGCCGCGAGATGATTGAGGCGTACTTCGGCCACTGGCGCCTGCCCATCGATTTCGTATTGCAGGACCCCATCGACGGCACCGGATCGGCCGCGCGACTAGCCAAAGAGTTCGCCGGGTCGGATCCGTTCCTACTGACCTTTGCCGACATCCTCTGCCCCCCTGCGGCCTATACGCTCTGCGCTTCCACCTTGACGGACCACCCGGCGACACTGGCCGTGATGGGTGTGAAGGACGTGGACGACCCGTGGCAAGGCGCGGCCGTCTACGAGGAGCAGGGCGTAGTGACCCGCGTCGTGGAGAAGCCGCCCCAGGGCACGTCCACCACCCGCTGGAACAGCGCGGGCCTTTACTGCATGAGTCCCTTGGTCTTCCCCTACCTCGACAGGCTGGAGAAGTCGCCGCGGGGTGAGTACGAACTCACATCCATCTTCACGATGATGCTCGACGAGCGCCGCGAAGTGCGGATCTCCCCCATCGAGGGCGCGTGGCGCGATGTCGGGCGTCCCGAGGACCTGGCCGCCGCGGAATCCCTATAG